Proteins from one Pongo abelii isolate AG06213 chromosome 19, NHGRI_mPonAbe1-v2.0_pri, whole genome shotgun sequence genomic window:
- the ABCC3 gene encoding ATP-binding cassette sub-family C member 3, producing MDALCGSGELGSKFWDSNLSVHTENPDLTPCFQNSLLAWVPCIYLWVALPCYLLYLRRHSRGYIILSHLSRLKTVLGVLLWCVSWADLFYSFRGLVHGRAPAPVFFVTPLVVGVTMLLATLLIQYERLQGVQSSGVLIIFWFLCVVCAIIPFRSKILSAKAEGEISDPFRFTSFYIHFALVLSALILACFREKPPFFSTKNVDPNPYPETSAGFLSRLFFWWFTKMAIYGYRHPLEEKDLWSLKEEDRSQMVVQELLEAWRKQEKQAAQHKASAAPGKNASREDEVLLGARPRPRKPSFLKALLATFGSSFLISACFKLIQDLLSFINPQLLSILIRFISNPMAPSWWGFLVAGLMFLCSMMQSLILQHYYHYIFVTGLKFRTGIMGVIYRKALVITNSVKRASTVGEIVNLMSVDAQRFMDLAPFLNLLWSAPLQIILAIYFLWQNLGPSVLAGVAFMVLLIPLNGAVAVKMRAFQVKQMKLKDSRIKLMSEILNGIKVLKMYAWESSFLKQVEGIRQGELQLLRTAAYLHATTTFTWMCSPFLVTLITLWVYVYVDPNNVLDAEKAFVSVSLFNILRLPLNMLPQLISNLTQASVSLKRIQQFLSQDELDPQSVERKTISPGYAITIHSGTFTWAQDLPPTLHSLDIQVPKGALVAVVGPVGCGKSSLVSALLGEMEKLEGKVHMKGSVAYVPQQAWIQNCTLQENVLFGQALNPKRYQQTLEACALLADLEMLPGGDQTEIGEKGINLSGGQRQRVSLARAVYSDADIFLLDDPLSAVDSHVAKHIFDHVIGPEGVLAGKTRVLVTHGISFLPQTDFIIVLADGQVSEMGPYPALLQRNSSFANFLCNYAPDEDQGHLEDSWTALEGAEDKEALLIEDTLSNHTDLTDNDPVTYVVQKQFMRQLSAVSSDGEGQGRPVPRRHLGPSEKVRVTEAKADGALTQKEKAEIGTVELSVFWDYAKAVGLYTTLAICLLYVGQSAAAIGANVWLSAWTNDAVADSRQNNTSQRLGVYAALGILQGLLVTLSAMAMAAGGIQAARVLHQALLHNKIRSPQSFFDTTPSGRILNRFSKDIYVIDEVLAPVILMLLNSFFNAISTLVVIVASTPLFAVVILPLAVLYTLVQRFYAATSRQLKRLESVSRSPIYSHFSETVTGASVIRAYNRSRDFEVISDTKVDANQRSCYPYIISNRWLSIGVEFVGNCVVLFAALFAVIGRSSLNPGLVGLSVSYSLQVTFALNWMIRMMSDLESNIVAVERVKEYSKTVTEAPWVVEGSRPPEGWPPRGEVEFRNYSVRYRPGLDLVLRDLSLHVHGGEKVGIVGRTGAGKSSMTLCLFRILEAAKGEIRIDGLNVADIGLHDLRSQLTIIPQDPILFSGTLRMNLDPSGSYSEEDIWQALELSHLHTFVSSQPAGLDFQCSEGGENLSVGQRQLVCLARALLRKSRILVLDEATAAIDLETDNLIQATIRTQFDTCTVLTIAHRLNTIMDYSRVLVLDKGVVAEFDSPANLIAARGIFYGMARDAGLA from the exons GACTCCAACCTGTCTGTGCACACAGAAAACCCGGACCTCACTCCCTGCTTCCAGAACtccctgctggcctgggtgcCCTGCATCTACCTGTGGGTCGCCCTGCCCTGCTACCTGCTCTACCTGCGGCGCCATTCTCGTGGCTACATCATCCTCTCCCACCTGTCCAGGCTCAAGACG GTCCTGGGTGTCCTGCTGTGGTGCGTCTCCTGGGCAGACCTTTTTTACTCCTTCCGTGGCCTGGTTCATGGCCGGGCCCCTGCCCCTGTTTTCTTTGTCACCCCCTTGGTGGTGGGGGTCACCATG CTGCTGGCCACCCTGCTGATACAGTATGAGCGGCTGCAGGGCGTACAGTCTTCGGGGGTCCTCATTATCTTCTGGTTCCTGTGTGTGGTCTGCGCCATCATCCCCTTCCGCTCCAAGATCCTTTCAGCCAAGGCAGAG GGCGAGATCTCAGACCCCTTCCGCTTCACCAGCTTCTACATCCACTTTGCCCTGGTACTCTCTGCCCTCATCTTGGCCTGCTTCAGGGAGAAACCTCCATTTTTCTCCACAAAGAATGTCGACCCT AACCCCTACCCCGAGACCAGTGCTGGCTTTCTCTCCCGCCTGTTTTTCTGGTGGTTCACAAA GATGGCCATCTATGGCTACCGGCATCCCCTGGAGGAGAAGGACCTCTGGTCCCTGAAGGAGGAGGACAGATCCCAGATGGTGGTGCAGGAGCTGCTGGAGGCATGGAGGAAGCAGGAAAAGCAGGCGGCACA ACACAAGGCTTCAGCGGCACCTGGGAAAAACGCCTCCCGCGAGGACGAGGTGCTGCTGGGTGCCCGGCCCAGGCCCCGGAAGCCCTCCTTCCTGAAGGCCCTGCTGGCCACCTTCGGCTCCAGCTTCCTCATCAGCGCCTGCTTCAAGCTGATCCAGGACCTGCTCTCCTTCATCAATCCGCAGCTGCTCAG CATCCTGATCAGGTTTATCTCCAACCCCATGGCCCCCTCCTGGTGGGGCTTCCTGGTGGCTGGGCTGATGTTCCTGTGCTCCATGATGCAGTCGCTGATCTTACAACACTATTACCACTACATCTTTGTGACTGGGCTGAAGTTTCGTACTGGGATCATGGGTGTCATCTACAGGAAG GCTTTGGTTATCACCAACTCAGTCAAACGTGCGTCCACTGTGGGGGAGATTGTCAACCTCATGTCAGTGGATGCCCAGCGCTTCATGGACCTTGCCCCCTTCCTCAATCTGCTGTGGTCAGCACCCCTGCAGATCATCCTGGCGATCTACTTCCTCTGGCAG AACCTAGGTCCCTCAGTCCTGGCTGGAGTAGCTTTCATGGTCTTGCTGATTCCACTCAACGGAGCTGTGGCTGTGAAGATGCGCGCCTTCCAG GTAAAGCAAATGAAATTGAAGGACTCACGCATCAAGCTGATGAGTGAGATCCTGAATGGCATCAAGGTGCTGAAGATGTACGCCTGGGAGTCCAGCTTCCTGAAGCAGGTGGAGGGCATCAGGCAGGGTGAGCTCCAGCTGCTGCGCACGGCGGCCTACCTCCACGCCACAACCACCTTCACCTGGATGTGCAGCCCCTTCCTG GTGACCCTGATCACCCTCTGGGTGTACGTGTACGTGGACCCAAACAATGTGCTGGACGCCGAGAAGGCCTTTGTGTCTGTGTCCTTGTTTAATATCTTAAGACTTCCTCTCAACATGCTGCCCCAGTTAATCAGCAACCTGACTCAG GCCAGTGTGTCTCTGAAACGGATCCAGCAATTCCTGAGCCAAGATGAACTTGACCCCCAGAGTGTGGAAAGAAAGACCATCTCCCCAG GCTATGCCATCACCATACACAGTGGCACCTTCACCTGGGCCCAGGACCTGCCCCCCACCCTGCACAG CCTAGACATCCAGGTCCCAAAAGGGGCATTGGTGGCCGTGGTGGGGCCTGTGGGCTGTGGGAAGTCCTCCCTGGTGTCTGCCCTGCTGGGAGAGATGGAGAAGCTAGAAGGCAAAGTGCACATGAAG GGCTCCGTGGCCTACGTGCCCCAGCAGGCATGGATCCAGAACTGCACTCTTCAGGAAAACGTGCTTTTTGGCCAAGCCCTGAACCCCAAGCGCTACCAGCAGACTCTGGAGGCCTGTGCCTTGCTAGCTGACCTGGAGATGCTGCCTGGTGGGGACCAGACAGAGATTGGAGAGAAG GGCATTAACCTGTCTGGGGGCCAGCGGCAGCGGGTCAGCCTGGCTCGAGCTGTTTACAGTGATGCCGATATTTTCTTGCTGGATGACCCACTGTCCGCGGTGGACTCTCATGTGGCCAAGCACATCTTTGACCACGTCATCGGGCCAGAAGGTGTGCTGGCAGGCAAG ACGCGAGTGCTGGTGACGCACGGCATTAGCTTCCTGCCCCAGACAGACTTCATCATCGTGCTAGCTGATGGACAGGTGTCTGAGATGGGCCCCTACCCAGCCCTGCTGCAGCGCAACAGCTCCTTTGCCAACTTTCTCTGCAACTATGCCCCCGATGAGGACCAAGGGCACCTGGAGGACAGCTGGACCG CGTTGGAAGGTGCAGAGGATAAGGAGGCACTGCTGATTGAAGACACACTCAGCAACCACACGGATCTGACAGACAATGATCCAGTCACCTACGTGGTCCAGAAGCAGTTTATGAG ACAGCTGAGTGCCGTGTCCTCGGATGGGGAGGGACAGGGTCGGCCTGTACCCCGGAGGCACCTGGGTCCATCGGAGAAGGTGCGGGTGACAGAGGCGAAGGCAGATGGGGCACTGACCCAGAAGGAGAAAGCAGAGATTGGCACT GTGGAGCTAAGTGTGTTCTGGGATTATGCCAAGGCTGTGGGGCTCTATACCACGCTGGCCATCTGTCTCCTGTATGTGGGTCAAAGTGCGGCTGCCATTGGAGCCAATGTGTGGCTCAGTGCCTGGACAAATGATGCAGTGGCAGACAGTAGACAGAACAACACTTCCCAGAGGCTGGGCGTCTATGCCGCCTTAGGAATTCTGCAAG GGCTCTTGGTGACGCTGTCAGCCATGGCCATGGCAGCAGGTGGCATCCAGGCTGCCCGTGTGTTGCACCAGGCACTGCTGCACAACAAGATACGCTCGCCACAGTCCTTCTTTGACACCACACCCTCAGGCCGCATCCTGAACCGCTTCTCCAAGGACATCTATGTCATTGATGAGGTTCTGGCCCCTGTCATCCTCATGCTGCTGAATTCCTTCTTCAACGCCATCTCCACTCTTGTGGTCATCGTGGCCAGCACGCCGCTCTTCGCTGTGGTCATCCTGCCCCTGGCTGTGCTCTACACCTTAGTGCAG CGCTTCTATGCAGCCACATCAAGGCAACTGAAGCGGCTGGAATCAGTCAGCCGCTCACCTATCTACTCCCACTTTTCGGAGACAGTGACTGGTGCCAGTGTCATCCGGGCCTACAACCGTAGCCGGGACTTTGAGGTCATCAGTGATACTAAGGTGGATGCCAACCAGAGAAGCTGCTACCCCTACATCATCTCCAACCG GTGGCTAAGCATTGGAGTGGAATTCGTGGGGAACTGTGTGGTGCTCTTTGCTGCACTATTTGCCGTCATTGGGAGGAGCAGCCTGAATCCGGGGCTGGTGGGCCTTTCTGTGTCCTACTCCTTGCAG GTGACATTTGCTCTGAACTGGATGATACGAATGATGTCAGATTTGGAGTCTAACATCGTGGCTGTGGAGAGGGTCAAGGAGTACTCCAAGACAGTGACAGAG GCGCCCTGGGTGGTGGAAGGCAGCCGCCCTCCCGAAGGTTGGCCCCCACGTGGGGAGGTGGAGTTCCGGAATTATTCCGTGCGCTACCGGCCGGGCCTAGACCTGGTGCTGAGAGACCTGAGTCTGCATGTGCACGGTGGCGAGAAG GTGGGGATCGTGGGCCGCACTGGGGCTGGCAAGTCTTCCATGACCCTTTGCCTGTTCCGCATCCTGGAGGCGGCAAAGGGTGAAATCCGCATTGACGGCCTCAACGTGGCAGACATCGGCCTCCATGACCTGCGCTCTCAGCTGACCATCATCCCGCAG GACCCCATCCTGTTCTCGGGGACCCTGCGCATGAACCTGGACCCCTCCGGCAGCTACTCAGAGGAGGACATTTGGCAGGCCTTGGAGCTGTCCCATCTGCACACGTTTGTGAGCTCCCAGCCGGCAGGCCTGGACTTCCAGTGCTCAGAGGGCGGGGAGAATCTCAG CGTGGGCCAGAGGCAGCTCGTGTGCCTGGCCCGAGCCCTGCTCCGCAAGAGCCGCATCCTGGTTTTAGACGAGGCCACAGCTGCCATCGACCTGGAGACTGACAACCTCATCCAGGCTACCATCCGCACCCAGTTTGATACCTGCACTGTCTTGACCATCGCACACCGGCTTAACACTATCATGGACTACAGCAG GGTCCTGGTCCTGGACAAAGGAGTAGTAGCTGAATTTGATTCTCCAGCCAACCTCATTGCAGCTAGAGGCATCTTCTACGGGATGGCCAGAGATGCTGGACTTGCCTAA